A portion of the Cellulophaga algicola DSM 14237 genome contains these proteins:
- the lpxA gene encoding acyl-ACP--UDP-N-acetylglucosamine O-acyltransferase produces the protein MNQPLAYIHPGAKIAKNVVVEPFTTIHNNVIIGEGTWIGSNVTIMEGARIGKNCNIFPGAVISAPPQDLKYQGEETTVIIGDNTTIRECATIHKGTSDRMKTVIGKNCLIMAYCHVAHDCLVGDNCIFSNNSTLAGHVTIGDNVILAGLVAVHQFVSIGQHAFVTGGSLVRKDVPPYVKAAREPLSYVGINSVGLRRRGFTSEKIREVQNIYRILYQKNYNNSQAVQIIEAEMEATPERDEILQFIRDSQRGIMKGYFSTN, from the coding sequence CTAAAAACGTAGTAGTAGAGCCTTTTACGACCATCCATAATAATGTTATAATTGGTGAAGGAACTTGGATAGGTTCTAACGTAACCATTATGGAAGGCGCAAGAATAGGGAAAAATTGTAATATTTTTCCTGGAGCAGTAATTTCTGCTCCTCCTCAAGATTTAAAATATCAAGGAGAGGAAACCACCGTTATAATTGGAGATAATACAACAATTAGAGAATGTGCTACCATTCACAAAGGAACCTCAGACCGTATGAAAACGGTTATCGGAAAAAACTGTTTAATAATGGCGTATTGCCATGTTGCCCATGATTGTTTAGTGGGCGATAATTGTATTTTTTCTAATAATTCTACGTTGGCAGGGCATGTAACTATAGGAGATAATGTTATTTTGGCTGGTTTAGTGGCTGTGCATCAATTTGTGTCTATTGGGCAACATGCTTTTGTTACAGGAGGTTCTTTAGTTCGTAAAGATGTTCCGCCCTATGTAAAAGCAGCGCGAGAGCCTCTTTCGTATGTAGGTATAAACTCTGTGGGTTTAAGAAGAAGAGGTTTTACTTCTGAAAAGATTAGAGAAGTACAGAATATCTATAGAATTTTATACCAGAAAAATTATAATAATTCGCAAGCAGTTCAAATTATTGAAGCAGAAATGGAAGCTACTCCAGAGCGAGATGAAATACTTCAATTTATTAGAGATTCTCAACGTGGAATTATGAAAGGCTATTTTAGCACTAATTAA